The following are encoded together in the Sphingomicrobium clamense genome:
- a CDS encoding amino acid carrier protein, giving the protein MTSQLTAAGGILPVAERLITGLGDLVFAEVELFGTQIGLIVIWLAVPMLFFTFYLGFINIRGFGHGVKTVRGRFADDSAKGEMTQFQALSTALSGTVGLGNIAGVAVALAMGGPGAIFWMFVIGLFAMTLKFSEVTLGMKYREEMPDGTVRGGPMYTLKNGLAQRGYPTAGKWMGGLYAFLAMFAALPMFQVNQSFAQAGNAFGFGSGQSEALIYGCVLAFFTALVIFGGARWLGRVTSAIVPTMGAVYLLGIFIILAMGFDQIPAALGAIVGDAFTGEAAAGGAVGAFVVGMRRAVFSTEAGTGSSVMAHVHARTREPVSEGLVALLEPFIDTVVICSLGGLALVVSGTWLDPTLEDIAITSQAFADVAPWMPLLLATAVVLFAFSTVCAWGFYGSQAWGYLFGSGKQSLLTYKMVFVLLLPAGAIFPLDIVISFVDSAFFLMAIPNIIALYIFAPELKAMLADYWARKVCTDVE; this is encoded by the coding sequence GTGACAAGCCAGCTGACCGCCGCCGGCGGCATCCTTCCCGTGGCCGAGCGCCTGATTACCGGACTGGGGGACCTCGTCTTTGCCGAAGTCGAATTGTTCGGGACGCAAATCGGGCTGATCGTCATCTGGCTCGCCGTGCCGATGCTCTTCTTCACCTTCTATCTCGGCTTCATCAATATCCGCGGGTTCGGGCATGGTGTGAAGACCGTGCGCGGTCGCTTCGCCGACGACAGCGCCAAGGGCGAGATGACGCAGTTCCAGGCGCTCTCGACCGCGCTGTCGGGAACGGTCGGGCTCGGCAATATTGCGGGCGTTGCCGTCGCGCTTGCGATGGGCGGGCCGGGCGCGATCTTCTGGATGTTCGTCATCGGGCTGTTCGCGATGACGCTCAAATTCTCCGAGGTCACGCTGGGAATGAAATATCGCGAGGAAATGCCCGACGGCACGGTTCGCGGCGGACCGATGTACACGCTCAAGAACGGCTTGGCGCAGCGTGGCTATCCGACGGCGGGCAAGTGGATGGGCGGCCTCTACGCCTTCCTCGCCATGTTTGCGGCGCTTCCCATGTTCCAGGTCAACCAGAGCTTTGCGCAGGCGGGCAACGCGTTCGGGTTCGGGAGCGGTCAGTCGGAAGCGTTGATCTACGGCTGCGTGCTGGCCTTCTTCACCGCGCTCGTCATCTTTGGCGGGGCGCGGTGGCTGGGCCGGGTGACGTCCGCCATCGTGCCGACCATGGGCGCGGTCTACCTGCTCGGCATCTTCATCATTCTTGCCATGGGGTTCGACCAGATTCCTGCGGCGCTCGGCGCCATCGTCGGCGACGCCTTCACCGGCGAAGCGGCTGCGGGCGGCGCGGTCGGCGCGTTCGTCGTTGGCATGCGGCGCGCGGTCTTCTCGACCGAAGCGGGTACGGGCTCTTCGGTCATGGCGCACGTCCACGCGCGCACCCGCGAACCGGTCAGCGAAGGGCTGGTCGCATTGCTTGAGCCGTTCATCGATACGGTCGTGATCTGTTCGCTCGGCGGATTGGCACTGGTCGTCTCGGGCACGTGGCTCGACCCGACGCTTGAAGATATCGCGATCACCAGCCAGGCCTTCGCCGACGTCGCGCCGTGGATGCCGCTGCTCCTCGCCACTGCCGTGGTGCTGTTCGCCTTCTCCACCGTGTGCGCATGGGGTTTCTACGGCAGTCAGGCGTGGGGCTACCTGTTCGGTAGCGGCAAGCAGTCGCTGCTCACCTACAAGATGGTGTTCGTCCTGCTGCTGCCGGCAGGGGCCATCTTCCCGCTCGATATCGTCATCAGCTTCGTCGACAGCGCCTTCTTCCTGATGGCGATCCCCAACATCATCGCGCTCTACATTTTCGCGCCCGAGTTGAAGGCGATGCTCGCCGACTACTGGGCGCGAAAAGTCTGCACTGACGTCGAGTAG
- a CDS encoding amidohydrolase family protein: MKKLILLTAAALIATPAAADPVAVTGGKLVIGDGSAPIDNGVVLFDDGRIIAAGPAGSVTIPAGTRIIAARGKWVTPGIVAGYSRIGLAEVDSGVGNVDDTGSDGPYSAAIDVSYSINPTATPIAVSRAGGVTRAIVSPAHGDSMFNGQGAVIDTGSDGNPITKARAFQHVDLSGSGAGAEGGSRSAMYLRLEDAFRQAAGRVVMGDRPDDSTFTQADIDALKPLIAGEQIMLVNADRVMDIRNALRLKAKYPRLDMVILGAAEGWMVARELAAAGVPVLADPLLNRPVSFEALAATQSNIGRLRAAGVTVGVAATQDFINRNGQNHRQHAGNLVALTKVPGHQGVSWEDAFAMISSAPAAIMGLDGEIGELSRGARADVVVWSGDPLELMSNAEQVWIDGVEQSLENRMTRLRDRYRSLAPSSLPKAYTK; encoded by the coding sequence ATGAAGAAGCTCATCCTTCTTACCGCCGCAGCCCTGATCGCCACCCCCGCCGCCGCCGACCCGGTCGCGGTCACGGGCGGCAAGCTCGTCATCGGTGACGGCAGCGCGCCGATCGACAATGGCGTCGTCCTCTTCGACGACGGCCGCATCATCGCCGCCGGCCCCGCCGGCTCGGTCACGATCCCCGCCGGTACCCGCATCATCGCCGCGCGCGGCAAGTGGGTCACGCCGGGCATCGTCGCGGGTTATTCGCGCATCGGTCTCGCAGAGGTCGATAGCGGTGTCGGCAACGTCGACGACACGGGAAGCGACGGCCCGTACAGCGCCGCGATCGATGTCAGCTATTCGATCAACCCCACCGCCACGCCCATCGCAGTCAGCCGTGCCGGCGGTGTCACCCGCGCCATCGTCTCGCCCGCCCATGGCGATTCCATGTTCAACGGGCAGGGCGCGGTCATCGATACGGGCAGCGACGGCAATCCGATCACCAAGGCGCGCGCCTTCCAGCATGTCGACCTTTCGGGCAGTGGGGCAGGCGCCGAAGGCGGCTCGCGTTCTGCCATGTATCTGCGCCTCGAAGATGCCTTCCGACAGGCCGCAGGCCGCGTCGTCATGGGGGACCGCCCGGACGACAGCACCTTCACGCAGGCCGATATCGATGCGCTCAAACCGCTCATCGCCGGCGAGCAGATCATGCTCGTCAATGCCGACCGCGTCATGGACATCCGCAACGCGCTCCGCCTCAAGGCGAAATATCCGCGGCTCGACATGGTGATCCTCGGCGCTGCCGAAGGCTGGATGGTCGCGCGTGAACTGGCTGCGGCGGGCGTGCCTGTCTTGGCTGATCCGCTGCTCAACCGACCGGTCAGCTTCGAGGCGCTCGCTGCGACCCAGTCGAACATTGGCCGCCTGCGCGCCGCCGGCGTCACGGTAGGTGTCGCTGCGACGCAGGACTTCATCAACCGAAACGGCCAGAACCATCGCCAACACGCGGGCAACCTCGTCGCGTTGACCAAGGTGCCGGGCCACCAGGGCGTGAGCTGGGAGGATGCCTTCGCGATGATCAGCTCGGCACCCGCCGCGATCATGGGGCTCGACGGCGAGATTGGCGAGCTATCGCGTGGTGCTCGTGCCGACGTCGTGGTCTGGTCGGGCGATCCGCTCGAGCTGATGAGCAATGCCGAGCAGGTGTGGATCGACGGGGTCGAGCAGAGCCTCGAAAACCGGATGACCCGCCTGCGTGATCGCTATCGCAGCCTCGCGCCGTCATCGCTTCCCAAGGCCTACACCAAATAG